The Populus trichocarpa isolate Nisqually-1 chromosome 11, P.trichocarpa_v4.1, whole genome shotgun sequence genome has a segment encoding these proteins:
- the LOC18110379 gene encoding G-type lectin S-receptor-like serine/threonine-protein kinase SD1-1, with product MLIYEYMPNKSLDFFIFDQTRRKLLDWSKCMNIIVGIARGLLYLHQDSRLRIIHRDIKASNILLDNELNPKISDFGLARMFRGDQTEANTHRVVGTYGYMSPEYASNGHLSVKTDVFSFGVLVLEIVSGNKNRGFRHPDQTLNLLGHAWILWIKGTPLELIDECLANSSNVSEVLRCIHVALLCVQQRPEDRPNMPTIVQILGNENPLPQPKQPGFFIGRNPLEQDTSSNRNNVYSANEASLTSLEAR from the exons atgttaatatatgAATACATGCCTAACAAAAGTTTGGACTTCTTTATTTTTG ACCAGACAAGAAGAAAATTACTGGATTGGAGCAAGTGCATGAACATTATTGTTGGAATTGCTCGAGGGCTTCTTTATCTCCACCAAGACTCCAGGCTGAGAATAATCCATAGAGATATCAAAGCCAGCAACATTTTACTAGATAATGAGCTAAACCCAAAAATTTCAGACTTTGGCCTTGCTAGAATGTTTCGTGGAGATCAAACGGAGGCCAATACTCATAGGGTGGTTGGAACATA TGGCTACATGTCTCCTGAGTATGCATCAAATGGACACTTATCTGTGAAAACCGATGTCTTTAGCTTTGGTGTCCTAGTCCTGGAGATAGTGAGTGGAAACAAAAACAGGGGATTTCGTCACCCGGACCAGACCCTCAACCTTCTTGGGCAT gcATGGATACTTTGGATTAAAGGGACACCCTTGGAATTGATCGATGAATGCTTGGCCAACTCTAGCAATGTGTCTGAAGTGCTAAGATGCATTCATGTGGCTTTATTATGTGTGCAACAACGACCCGAAGATAGGCCAAACATGCCGACTATTGTTCAAATATTAGGCAATGAGAATCCATTGCCTCAGCCTAAACAGCCTGGATTTTTCATCGGAAGAAACCCACTTGAGCAGGATACTTCATCTAACCGGAACAATGTTTACTCAGCAAATGAAGCTAGTTTGACATCATTAGAGGCACGGTAA
- the LOC18110380 gene encoding G-type lectin S-receptor-like serine/threonine-protein kinase At4g27290 isoform X4, whose translation MGRFLVIFACCFLFFILTNSTTPAIINPSHSIRDGEILLSDGGSFELGFFSPANSTNRYLGLWFTKSPQTVFWVANRENPLPNSLGVLNITSEGILIIYSSTKDIVWSSNSSRTAENPVAELLESGNLVVREENDNNTANFLWQSFDYPCDTLLPGMKLGINFVTRLESSLSSWKSSEDPAGGEFSFLLDPNGYPQLVLKKGNKTQVRIGSWNGIRYAAEIIPKPDSISTDDFVLNEKEGYFVFGSKSLGFPRLKLTPWGIPQRSIWNDRTHKWDFVEIAQLDICAQYSICGPNSYCQFNNSPICACLDGFMPKSPRDWKLSNWSGGCARSTPCSDKDRFQNYSRMKLPDTSSSWYNKSTGLGECKGICLKNCSCTAYANLDVRGGGSGCLIWFGGLIDTIRSKGDGQDLYVRIAVSELENVEKKRPLDKKKQAVIIASSVISVLGLLILGVVSYTRKTYLRNNDNSEERKEDMELPIYDLNTIARATNNFSSMNKLGEGGFGPVFKGTLVDGQEIAVKRLSKSSGQGMDEFKNEVVLIAKLQHRNLVKLLGFCIHKDEKMLIYEYMPNKSLDSIIFADLTRRKLLNWRRRIHIIGGIARGLVYLHQDSRLRIIHRDIKASNILLDNELNPKISDFGLARLFGGDQVEANTNRVVGTYGYMSPEYALDGHFSVKSDVFSFGVLVLEIVSGKKNRGFCHPDQNLNLLGHAWILWTEGTPLDLIDEGLSDSRNLAELLRCIHVALLCVQQRPEDRPTMSTVVVMLGSENPLPQPKQPGFFMGKNPSEKDSSSNNHEAHSVNEVSLTLLEAR comes from the exons ATGGGAagatttttagtgatttttgcATGCTGTTTCTTATTCTTCATCTTAACCAACTCCACCACACCAGCTATTATCAATCCAAGCCACTCCATAAGAGATGGTGAGATTCTACTTTCAGATGGCGGAAGCTTCGAATTAGGATTTTTCAGTCCTGCAAATTCGACAAACCGATACTTGGGTTTATGGTTTACGAAGTCTCCTCAGACGGTTTTTTGGGTAGCGAATAGAGAAAATCCACTTCCCAATAGTTTGGGAGTCCTGAATATCACCAGCGAAGGGATACTTATCATATACAGTAGCACCAAAGATATTGTTTGGTCGTCGAATTCGTCAAGAACTGCAGAGAATCCAGTCGCAGAGCTCTTGGAGTCAGGAAATCTTGTtgtaagagaagaaaatgataacAACACTGCCAACTTTCTGTGGCAGAGTTTTGACTATCCTTGTGACACCTTGCTGCCAGGAATGAAACTGGGAATCAACTTTGTAACTCGGCTTGAAAGCTCTCTGTCATCCTGGAAGAGCTCAGAAGATCCTGCTGGAGGtgaattttctttccttctagATCCTAACGGGTATCCGCAGCTAGTTTTGAAGAAGGGGAATAAAACACAAGTTAGAATTGGGTCATGGAATGGCATACGTTATGCTGCAGAAATAATTCCGAAACCTGATTCAATTTCAACAGATGATTTTGTGCTCAACGAAAAGGAGGGATATTTCGTTTTTGGGAGCAAAAGCTTAGGTTTTCCGAGGCTTAAACTAACTCCATGGGGTATTCCACAGCGCTCAATATGGAATGATCGAACACATAAATGGGATTTTGTTGAAATTGCCCAGCTTGATATATGTGCACAGTATTCTATTTGCGGTCCCAATTCTTACTGCCAGTTCAATAATTCTCCTATATGCGCATGCCTGGATGGATTCATGCCCAAGTCTCCACGCGATTGGAAGTTGTCAAATTGGTCAGGTGGGTGTGCTCGAAGTACTCCTTGCAGTGACAAAGATCGCTTTCAAAATTATTCACGGATGAAATTGCCTGACACATCTTCTTCCTGGTATAATAAAAGCACTGGTCTCGGGGAATGTAAGGGAATATGTTTGAAGAACTGCTCCTGCACTGCATATGCAAATTTAGATGTCAGAGGAGGTGGAAGTGGCTGCCTGATTTGGTTTGGTGGCCTCATTGATACAATTAGGTCAAAAGGGGATGGACAAGACCTTTATGTCAGGATTGCGGTTTCAGAATTAG AAaatgttgagaaaaaaagaCCCCTCGATAAGAAGAAGCAAGCAGTAATAATTGCTAGCTCTGTCATATCGGTTCTAGGTTTGCTGATACTAGGAGTTGTCTCCTACACAAGGAAAACATATCTCAGAAATAATGACAACAGCGAAGAGAGGAAAGAAGACATGGAGTTACCTATATATGATTTGAACACGATAGCACGTGCCACTAATAATTTCTCTAGCATGAACAAGCTGGGAGAAGGCGGTTTTGGACCAGTATTCAAG GGTACATTGGTAGATGGACAAGAAATAGCAGTGAAAAGGCTCTCCAAAAGTTCTGGGCAAGGAATGGACGAGTTCAAGAATGAAGTTGTGTTAATTGCTAAACTTCAGCACCGCAACCTTGTGAAGCTTCTCGGTTTTTGCATCcataaagatgaaaaaatgtTAATCTATGAATACATGCCAAACAAGAGCTTGGACTccattatttttg CAGATTTAACCAGAAGGAAATTACTGAATTGGAGAAGGCGTATTCACATCATTGGAGGAATAGCTCGAGGGCTTGTTTATCTTCACCAAGACTCCAGACTGAGGATCATTCATAGAGACATTAAAGCCAGCAACATTTTACTGGATAATGAGCTAAACCCaaaaatttcagattttggCCTTGCTCGATTGTTTGGTGGAGATCAAGTGGAGGCCAATACTAATAGGGTAGTTGGGACATA TGGATATATGTCTCCTGAGTACGCATTAGATGGACACTTCTCTGTGAAATCGGATGTCTTCAGTTTCGGCGTCCTAGTTCTGGAGATTGTGAGTGGAAAGAAAAACAGGGGATTTTGTCACCCAGACCAGAACCTTAACCTTCTTGGACAT GCATGGATTCTTTGGACCGAAGGAACACCACTGGACCTGATTGATGAAGGTTTGAGTGACTCGCGCAATCTAGCTGAACTTTTAAGATGCATTCATGTGGCTTTATTATGTGTGCAACAGCGACCAGAAGACAGACCAACCATGTCGACTGTGGTTGTAATGTTAGGCAGTGAGAATCCATTGCCTCAGCCTAAGCAGCCTGGTTTTTTTATGGGAAAGAATCCATCTGAAAAGGACAGTTCATCAAACAACCATGAAGCACATTCAGTAAATGAGGTTAGTCTGACATTATTAGAGGCACGGTAG
- the LOC18110381 gene encoding G-type lectin S-receptor-like serine/threonine-protein kinase At4g27290 has product MDYGYFNHPFLGLLFLPPLVSPIPAKINNCVPTNLLFKMKKKTDIISWKESSHLTSKLSSNKVFVCVNKRENTSMGRLSEFFACSFLFFILTTCTTPVIINPSNSITDGETLVSAGGSFELGFFNPGSSNNQYLGIWYVKSPEPVVVWVANREVPLSNKFGALNISSQGVLVIYSSTNDIVWSSNPSRTAEDPVAELLESGNLVVREGNDNNPDNFLWQSFDYPCDTLLPGMKLGFNLVTRLDRFLSSWKSDEDPARGEFTFLVDPNNGYPQLLLKSGNAIQLRTKLPSPTPNITFGQNSTDFVLNNNEVSFGNQSSGFSRFKLSPSGLASTYKWNDRTHSWLVYSLLASDWCENYALCGSFASCDINASPACGCLDGFVPKSPESWNLGDWSGGCIRKTPLNCSDKDVFTKYTVSKLPETSFSWFDERINLKECEVICLKNCFCTAYANSDIKGGGSGCLIWSRDLIDIRGSDADGQVLYVRLAVSESGVAVEKGNNNGKKKAGIIASTVVFGMGMLMLGMIFCIRRRKFRMNDNFKDVRKEDMEFPIFYLSTVANATGNFSSRNKLGEGGFGPVYKGILAEGQEIAVKRLSKSSGQGLNEFKNEVILIAKLQHRNLVKLLGYCIHEDEKMLIYEYMPNKSLDFFIFDQTRRKLLDWSKCMNIIVGIARGLLYLHQDSRLRIIHRDIKASNILLDNELNPKISDFGLARMFRGDQTEANTHRVVGTYGYMSPEYASNGHFSVKTDVFSFGVLVLEIVSGNKNRGFRHPDQTLNLLGHAWILWIKGTPLELIDECLANSSNVSEVLRCIHVALLCVQQRPEDRPNMPTIVQILGNENPLPQPKQPGFFIGRNPLEQDTSSNRNNVYSANEASLTSLEAR; this is encoded by the exons ATGGATTATGGATATTTTAACCATCCATTCCTCggtttgctctttctccctccTCTGGTTTCTCCCATCCCAGCCAAGATCAACAATTGTGTGCCTACTAATTTACTgttcaaaatgaagaaaaagaccGATATCATTTCCTGGAAAGAGTCCTCCCATTTGACCAGTAAACTGTCTAGTAACAAAGTATTCGTCTGCGTGAACAAACGTGAAAACACTTCAATGGGAAGACTTTCAGAGTTTTTTGCGTGCTCTTTCTTATTCTTCATCTTAACCACCTGCACCACACCAGTTATTATTAACCCAAGCAACTCCATAACAGATGGTGAGACTCTAGTTTCAGCTGGCGGAAGCTTTGAACTGGGATTTTTCAACCCTGGAAGTTCAAACAACCAATATTTGGGAATATGGTATGTGAAGTCTCCGGAGCCGGTGGTTGTGTGGGTAGCAAACAGAGAAGTTCCTCTTTCAAATAAATTCGGGGCCCTGAATATCTCCAGTCAAGGGGTACTTGTCATATACAGTAGCACAAACGATATTGTTTGGTCGTCAAACCCATCAAGAACTGCAGAAGATCCAGTTGCAGAGCTCCTGGAGTCAGGTAATCTGGTTGTAAGAGAAGGAAATGATAATAACCCTGATAACTTCTTATGGCAGAGTTTTGATTATCCTTGTGACACATTACTTCCGGGAATGAAATTGGGATTCAACTTGGTAACTCGGCTGGACAGATTTCTGTCATCTTGGAAGAGTGACGAAGATCCTGCTCGAGGAGAATTTACTTTTCTTGTAGATCCTAATAATGGGTATCCGCAGCTACTTTTGAAGAGCGGGAATGCAATACAATTAAGAACCAAATTACCCTCCCCTACTCCAAATATTACGTTCGGTCAAAATTCCACTGATTTTGTGCTCAATAACAATGAGGTCTCTTTTGGCAACCAAAGTTCAGGTTTTTCAAGGTTTAAACTTAGTCCATCGGGCCTTGCAAGCACCTACAAATGGAATGATCGAACACATTCTTGGTTGGTTTATTCTTTGTTGGCGTCCGATTGGTGTGAAAATTATGCACTTTGTGGTTCATTTGCAAGCTGTGATATAAATGCATCTCCTGCGTGTGGATGCCTGGATGGATTCGTGCCCAAGTCTCCAGAAAGCTGGAATTTGGGTGATTGGTCAGGCGGGTGTATCCGGAAAACTCCATTGAATTGCAGCGATAAAGATGTCTTTACGAAATATACAGTTAGTAAACTTCCAGAAACATCTTTTTCCTGGTTTGACGAGCGCATCAATCTCAAGGAATGTGAGGTAATATGTTTGAAGAACTGCTTCTGCACAGCTTATGCAAATTCAGATATCAAGGGAGGTGGAAGTGGCTGCCTGATTTGGTCCCGTGACCTGATTGATATAAGAGGGTCAGATGCGGATGGACAAGTTCTCTATGTTAGGTTGGCTGTTTCAGAATCAG GAGTAGCCGTGGAAAAAGGGAACAACAATGGGAAGAAGAAAGCAGGGATAATTGCCAGCACCGTTGTATTTGGCATGGGCATGCTAATGTTAGGAATGATCTTCTGCATTCGGAGGAGGAAATTTAGAATGAATGATAACTTCAAGGATGTAAGGAAAGAAGACATGGAGTTTCCGATATTTTATTTGAGCACCGTTGCAAATGCCACTGGTAATTTTTCAAGCAGAAACAAGCTGGGTGAAGGTGGTTTTGGACCAGTAtataag GGAATATTGGCAGAAGGACAAGAAATAGCAGTGAAAAGACTTTCGAAGAGTTCTGGTCAAGGATTGAACGAGTTCAAAAATGAAGTTATATTAATAGCTAAACTTCAACACCGCAATCTCGTCAAGCTTCTTGGGTACTGCATCcatgaagatgaaaaaatgttaatatatgAATACATGCCTAACAAAAGTTTGGACTTCTTTATTTTTG ACCAGACAAGAAGAAAATTACTGGATTGGAGCAAGTGCATGAACATTATTGTTGGAATTGCTCGAGGGCTTCTTTATCTCCACCAAGACTCCAGGCTGAGAATAATCCATAGAGATATCAAAGCCAGCAACATTTTACTAGATAATGAGCTAAACCCAAAAATTTCAGACTTTGGCCTTGCTAGAATGTTTCGTGGAGATCAAACGGAGGCCAATACTCATAGGGTGGTTGGAACATA TGGCTACATGTCTCCTGAGTATGCATCAAATGGACACTTCTCTGTGAAAACCGATGTCTTTAGCTTTGGTGTCCTAGTCCTGGAGATAGTGAGTGGAAACAAAAACAGGGGATTTCGTCACCCGGACCAGACCCTCAACCTTCTTGGGCAT GCATGGATACTTTGGATTAAAGGGACACCCTTGGAATTGATCGATGAATGCTTGGCCAACTCTAGCAATGTGTCTGAAGTGCTAAGATGCATTCATGTGGCTTTATTATGTGTGCAACAACGACCCGAAGATAGGCCAAACATGCCGACTATTGTTCAAATATTAGGCAATGAGAATCCATTGCCTCAGCCTAAACAGCCTGGATTTTTCATCGGAAGAAACCCACTTGAGCAGGATACTTCATCTAACCGGAACAATGTTTACTCAGCAAATGAAGCTAGTTTGACATCATTAGAGGCACGGTAA